In one window of Coralliovum pocilloporae DNA:
- the cbiM gene encoding cobalt transporter CbiM, translating into MHIVDGALSTEVLIGGGIITAAGLALGLRKLDMERIPATGILSATFFVASLVHVPLGPSSVHLIMNGMAGVILGWAAFPALFVGLLLQAVFFGFGGVTVLGVNAANIALSAVIAAAICRRGISSPNLKIAMISGGIAGALAIGLTALFVGISLAFSGEELIPAAKLAFFAHIPVMIIEGLLTGAAILLVRKVKPELLSASIPTAGRSS; encoded by the coding sequence ATGCATATCGTTGACGGAGCACTTTCAACAGAAGTCCTGATCGGGGGCGGTATCATCACCGCCGCCGGCCTGGCACTTGGGCTCCGAAAGCTTGATATGGAGCGCATTCCGGCTACGGGCATTCTGAGCGCCACATTCTTTGTGGCGTCTCTTGTGCATGTGCCGCTTGGTCCGTCCAGCGTGCACCTGATCATGAACGGCATGGCAGGTGTTATTCTCGGTTGGGCCGCCTTTCCCGCGCTTTTTGTGGGCCTTCTGCTACAGGCCGTGTTCTTCGGATTTGGCGGCGTTACCGTTCTCGGCGTCAATGCAGCCAATATTGCGTTGTCAGCAGTTATTGCAGCTGCAATCTGCCGCCGTGGCATCTCCTCTCCCAATCTGAAGATTGCCATGATCTCAGGCGGTATTGCAGGGGCGCTGGCCATCGGGCTGACAGCCCTGTTTGTCGGTATCAGTCTGGCTTTTTCCGGTGAAGAGCTGATTCCTGCAGCCAAGCTTGCTTTCTTCGCCCATATTCCCGTAATGATTATCGAGGGTCTTTTGACCGGTGCAGCTATTCTTCTGGTCCGCAAGGTCAAGCCGGAACTTCTGTCGGCCTCCATTCCAACTGCGGGGCGATCCTCATGA
- a CDS encoding DUF4198 domain-containing protein — protein sequence MLKKILAATTAVLIAGTVSAAAHFQLVYTPEVNLEKAGDVPFKLIFWHPYEAGHVMDMGQPEAFFVIHKGKKTDLLGAVKPISFKGPTNDAAAFEASAKVKRNGDYIFVVEPAPYYEGSEDIYIQQITKSFVNKGGVPTDWNSALGLKTEIVPLVKPTNILAGSTFTGQVLADGKPVANAELEIEYMAAEPDMETNAAKPATVTPPPGGAVALVTDENGMFSFGVPKAGFWGFAALGSGPVKEHEGKELSQDAVIWIRAYDME from the coding sequence ATGTTGAAGAAAATCCTGGCGGCCACAACCGCCGTACTTATCGCAGGCACAGTGTCTGCTGCAGCCCATTTCCAGCTTGTCTACACACCGGAAGTCAATCTCGAAAAAGCTGGCGACGTTCCGTTCAAGCTCATCTTCTGGCATCCGTATGAAGCAGGCCATGTGATGGATATGGGCCAGCCGGAAGCCTTTTTTGTCATCCACAAAGGCAAGAAGACCGACCTTCTGGGCGCTGTTAAGCCGATCTCCTTCAAGGGCCCGACCAATGATGCCGCTGCTTTTGAAGCATCTGCCAAGGTCAAGCGCAACGGCGACTATATCTTCGTCGTCGAGCCGGCTCCCTATTATGAAGGCAGCGAAGACATCTACATTCAGCAGATCACAAAAAGCTTTGTGAACAAGGGCGGTGTGCCGACTGACTGGAATTCTGCCCTCGGCCTTAAGACCGAAATCGTGCCGCTTGTAAAGCCAACCAACATTCTTGCCGGTTCCACCTTTACCGGTCAGGTTCTGGCAGACGGCAAGCCGGTCGCCAATGCCGAGCTCGAAATCGAGTACATGGCTGCTGAGCCGGATATGGAAACCAATGCGGCCAAACCGGCAACAGTTACGCCTCCTCCGGGCGGTGCCGTTGCTCTTGTGACCGACGAAAACGGCATGTTCTCCTTCGGCGTTCCAAAAGCCGGTTTCTGGGGCTTTGCCGCTCTTGGCTCTGGTCCTGTCAAGGAACATGAAGGCAAGGAACTTTCCCAGGATGCAGTTATCTGGATCCGCGCCTACGATATGGAATAG
- a CDS encoding metal ABC transporter solute-binding protein, Zn/Mn family: protein MRRLSVLIVAVLMMVMPAHAGKLNIVTTVGMIGDLVSEVAGNRADVSTLIGEGVDPHSYRTTRSDVILLGRADVIIHNGLYLEAQMEELLHKLAKKKPVIALGETLPKEQLFASDEYPDKFDPHIWMSPALWKEAAENARDELIRLDPEGESEFRKNAAAYITRLDALSDYVKRSALSVPENSRVLVTAHDAFGYFGKAYGFEVLGIQGISTQSEAGLLRIEELVNLLVERRVSAVFVESSVSERNIRALVEGAAARGHKVIVGGELFSDAMGAPGTYEGTYIGMLDHNATVISRALGGNAPARGLNNRLGAGS, encoded by the coding sequence ATGCGTCGTCTGTCTGTCTTGATTGTTGCTGTTCTGATGATGGTTATGCCAGCCCATGCGGGCAAGCTGAACATTGTCACCACGGTCGGGATGATCGGTGATCTGGTATCCGAAGTTGCCGGAAACCGGGCGGATGTCAGCACGTTGATCGGCGAGGGTGTCGATCCGCATTCCTATCGCACCACCCGCAGCGATGTGATCCTGTTGGGGCGGGCGGATGTGATCATTCACAACGGCCTCTATCTGGAAGCCCAGATGGAGGAGCTGCTTCATAAACTGGCGAAGAAAAAGCCGGTCATCGCGCTGGGAGAAACCCTGCCGAAGGAGCAGCTGTTTGCCAGTGATGAATATCCTGACAAGTTTGATCCACATATCTGGATGAGCCCTGCTCTCTGGAAGGAAGCAGCGGAGAATGCCCGCGACGAACTGATCCGCCTTGATCCGGAGGGCGAGTCGGAATTTCGCAAAAATGCTGCAGCCTACATCACGAGACTGGATGCTCTGTCCGATTATGTAAAACGCTCGGCCCTGTCGGTTCCGGAAAACAGCCGCGTGCTGGTCACAGCTCACGATGCCTTTGGCTATTTCGGCAAGGCCTATGGCTTCGAGGTGCTTGGTATTCAGGGTATCTCCACCCAGAGCGAGGCCGGGCTGCTGCGGATCGAAGAGCTGGTCAATCTGCTGGTCGAGCGCAGGGTTTCAGCGGTTTTCGTGGAAAGCTCCGTATCCGAGCGCAATATCAGGGCGCTGGTCGAGGGAGCTGCCGCCCGTGGGCACAAGGTCATTGTGGGTGGTGAGCTGTTCTCAGATGCCATGGGTGCGCCTGGGACTTATGAAGGCACCTATATCGGTATGCTGGATCACAATGCCACGGTGATTTCCCGTGCACTTGGCGGTAATGCTCCAGCGCGCGGATTGAACAATCGCCTCGGGGCCGGGAGCTGA
- a CDS encoding metal ABC transporter ATP-binding protein — translation MSGASVELIADHGVIAPRLDPKSPFAVNGLTVAYHRKPVLWNVSFSAPAGKLVAIVGPNGAGKSTFLKASLGLIPRISGDVSVFGSAFDQARRQIGYVPQRSSVDWDFPSTALDVVLMGLYGEIGWFRWVGRSHRRKAMDYLKLVEMEEFADRQIGQLSGGQQQRIFLARALAQNADVYFMDEPFAGVDAATERAIITVLRKLVDDGKTVICVHHDLETVPDYFDHVLLLSGQTIADGSVRDVFTPDNLQKAYGGRLAETQLNALRHSAEL, via the coding sequence ATGTCTGGAGCCTCTGTGGAACTGATTGCTGATCATGGGGTCATTGCCCCGCGTCTGGACCCGAAAAGCCCGTTTGCGGTCAATGGTCTGACCGTTGCCTATCACCGTAAGCCTGTTCTCTGGAATGTGTCTTTCTCGGCACCTGCCGGAAAACTGGTTGCGATTGTCGGCCCGAACGGCGCCGGGAAGTCCACTTTCCTCAAAGCGTCACTTGGTCTGATCCCGCGTATTTCCGGTGATGTAAGTGTGTTCGGCAGCGCGTTTGACCAGGCCCGCCGCCAGATCGGTTACGTCCCGCAGCGATCCTCTGTCGACTGGGATTTTCCCTCAACGGCTCTGGATGTTGTGCTGATGGGGCTGTATGGCGAAATCGGCTGGTTCCGCTGGGTTGGCCGGTCCCATCGCCGGAAGGCCATGGATTATCTGAAACTGGTTGAGATGGAAGAATTCGCTGACCGTCAGATCGGGCAATTGTCCGGCGGCCAGCAGCAGCGTATTTTCCTGGCACGTGCTCTTGCCCAGAATGCTGATGTCTATTTCATGGATGAACCGTTTGCCGGTGTTGATGCGGCAACCGAACGGGCCATCATCACAGTCCTGCGCAAGTTGGTGGATGATGGCAAGACGGTGATCTGCGTTCACCATGATCTTGAAACCGTACCGGACTATTTCGATCATGTGCTTCTGCTCAGTGGTCAGACCATTGCCGATGGTTCTGTCCGCGATGTGTTCACCCCCGATAACCTGCAGAAGGCCTATGGTGGCCGTCTGGCCGAGACACAGTTGAACGCCCTGCGTCACTCAGCCGAACTGTAA
- a CDS encoding metal ABC transporter permease, with amino-acid sequence MSAVWGTFWSAFFMQAGYNTVLVSVGAALLGAGAGAIGVFVLLRKRALVSDAISHATLPGVAIAFLIGTALFGDGRSLPLLLAGAAASAAIGVLSVEWIKNNTRLTEDASIGTVLSTFFALGIVLLTIIQAMPTGGQAGMEGFLLGATAGLLKSEAVLIAVASFVVFLIILASMKEFGLVCFDPDYATARGWSSRRIDLAMLGLLLAVVVIGLKTVGLILIIALAIIPPVAARFWTDRLPPMVAISSGLGAVGSYTGAVISSTAPDLPTGGVIVLVLFALFVLSLLFAPHRGVLAALIRHRRFQRVVHERQGLLALARGEPIFDTMTRWVLRRSRYIRRDGTPTLEGRGAAARMVRDQALWNRYREDYPEEALVMDDWSLRPIEEVLPRDLISELEARLTVQELPA; translated from the coding sequence ATGAGTGCTGTCTGGGGAACGTTCTGGTCTGCCTTCTTCATGCAGGCCGGATACAACACCGTTCTGGTCTCTGTCGGGGCGGCACTGCTGGGAGCTGGTGCCGGGGCTATCGGGGTTTTTGTCCTGTTGCGCAAGCGGGCGCTTGTTTCTGACGCGATCAGTCATGCAACATTGCCCGGCGTGGCAATTGCTTTCCTCATCGGTACAGCCTTGTTTGGTGACGGACGCAGTCTGCCGCTGCTTCTGGCCGGTGCAGCCGCATCCGCTGCCATCGGGGTTTTGAGTGTTGAGTGGATCAAGAACAACACGCGGCTGACCGAAGACGCTTCCATTGGCACAGTGCTGTCGACCTTTTTCGCTCTTGGCATTGTGCTGCTGACCATTATCCAGGCCATGCCAACCGGAGGGCAGGCCGGCATGGAAGGGTTTCTTCTTGGTGCAACAGCAGGTCTGCTGAAGAGTGAGGCCGTTCTGATTGCCGTGGCTTCCTTTGTGGTCTTCTTGATCATCCTTGCCTCTATGAAGGAATTCGGCCTGGTCTGTTTTGACCCCGACTATGCAACAGCGCGAGGCTGGTCATCCCGTCGCATTGATCTTGCCATGCTGGGCCTGCTTCTGGCTGTCGTGGTGATCGGGCTGAAAACTGTTGGGCTGATCCTGATCATTGCCCTGGCCATTATTCCACCGGTGGCGGCGCGCTTCTGGACAGACCGCTTACCGCCCATGGTGGCGATTTCATCCGGTCTGGGGGCTGTGGGCTCTTATACAGGAGCCGTCATCTCCTCAACAGCACCGGACCTGCCGACCGGAGGCGTGATTGTGCTGGTGCTGTTCGCACTGTTCGTTCTGTCGCTGCTGTTCGCACCGCACCGGGGTGTTCTTGCGGCCTTGATCCGGCACCGTCGGTTCCAGCGTGTGGTGCATGAACGTCAGGGGCTTCTGGCACTGGCACGCGGAGAACCGATCTTCGATACCATGACACGCTGGGTCCTGCGCCGGTCCCGCTATATCCGCCGGGATGGAACACCAACCCTGGAGGGTCGTGGTGCGGCGGCGCGGATGGTTCGCGATCAGGCTCTGTGGAACAGGTACCGTGAGGATTACCCGGAAGAGGCGCTTGTGATGGATGACTGGTCGCTCCGCCCGATAGAGGAAGTGCTGCCGCGCGATCTGATCTCAGAGCTGGAAGCCCGGCTGACCGTGCAGGAGCTGCCCGCATGA
- a CDS encoding metal ABC transporter permease, with translation MSLEIFLQFDLPSILLGVLAALSCGLLGNYLVLRRQSLMGDTISHVVLPGIVVGFLVTGTTGTWPMMLGAALAALVSVGLIEVIRRVGNVEPGAAMGVVFTTMFAAGVVLLEQSDTSAVHLDVEHALYGNLESAVWLSASSWSDLLNPEVLKDLPDAVHRLALVTACVLIFILAFFKELKLTSFDPGLADSLGISSRKLGFALTFMTAVAAVAAFDAVGSILVIAMFICPAATARMLTDRLSRQLVISGVVSVFSGISGYGLAAFGPLLLGFDHSVSAAGMIALVAGLCQVLAMVFAPRYGVVPRRRAQRRHTSLMTD, from the coding sequence ATGAGCCTTGAGATTTTCCTGCAGTTCGACCTTCCCTCCATTCTGCTCGGTGTCCTGGCAGCACTGTCCTGTGGTCTGCTTGGCAATTATCTGGTGCTGAGACGACAGAGCCTGATGGGCGATACGATAAGCCACGTGGTTTTGCCCGGTATCGTTGTCGGTTTTCTCGTGACCGGCACAACAGGCACCTGGCCGATGATGCTGGGTGCGGCGCTGGCGGCTCTGGTCTCAGTGGGCCTGATTGAAGTTATCCGGCGTGTGGGCAATGTGGAGCCAGGAGCGGCCATGGGGGTGGTGTTTACCACCATGTTTGCAGCGGGCGTGGTTCTGCTGGAGCAAAGCGACACATCCGCGGTGCATCTGGATGTGGAACATGCCCTCTATGGCAATCTGGAAAGCGCCGTATGGCTGTCTGCATCCAGCTGGTCGGACCTGCTAAACCCGGAAGTGCTCAAGGATCTGCCTGATGCTGTGCATCGTCTGGCTCTGGTGACAGCCTGTGTGCTCATCTTCATCCTGGCTTTTTTTAAGGAACTGAAGCTGACGAGTTTTGATCCGGGACTGGCGGACAGCCTGGGCATCTCATCCCGGAAGCTCGGTTTTGCCCTCACATTCATGACGGCTGTTGCAGCCGTCGCCGCCTTTGATGCTGTGGGCTCCATTCTGGTCATTGCCATGTTTATCTGCCCGGCCGCGACCGCACGAATGCTGACGGATCGCCTGTCGCGACAATTGGTGATCAGCGGTGTGGTCTCGGTGTTCAGCGGAATAAGCGGTTATGGGCTGGCAGCGTTCGGTCCCCTGTTGCTGGGGTTCGATCATTCGGTGTCTGCCGCAGGTATGATCGCTCTGGTGGCCGGGCTTTGTCAGGTGCTGGCCATGGTGTTTGCCCCCCGTTACGGGGTTGTGCCGCGTCGCCGGGCCCAGCGTCGTCATACCAGTTTGATGACTGACTGA